TTTGGAGACCAAGACGATGAGCAATTTTTGTAATTTCTATCCAGCGCTCTGGGGAAATCTTAGCTGGATAAAGAGCTTTTCTCACTCTCTCAGAAAAAACCTCTGCCCCTCCTCCAGGAAGGGCATTTAAACCAGCCTCTTTAAGTTCTAAAAGAACCTCTTCAACAGGTTTTTTACTAATTTTACTAAGAAAATCTATTTCTACACAGGTAAAGGCTCTAATTCTGATTCCGGGATTTGCTTTTTTAACCTCTTTTATGAGATTTACATAATAATCATAGGGAAAAGCTGGATTTAATCCCCCAACAATGTGAACCTCTCGAAGGGAGTATTCTTGTGAAAGTGTGGTAAGGATTTCCTCTATGCTAAGGGTATAGGCTCCTTTTTCTTTGAGCTTTTTGTGATAACCACAAAACTTACAATCAAGAACACATATATTCGTGTAATTAATGTGGCGATTTATAGTGTAATAATATTTATTGCCGTGAATTTTTTCTTTGGCTTCCTGGGCAAGATGTCCAAGCTCAAAGAGATCTCCTTTTGTGTAGAGTTCTAAGAATTCTTTGCGGGAGAACATTGTAAAAGACCTAACTATTTAAATAGGACAATTTTCTGGACTCCGGAAGATTTCGTATGTTCCCTTTCTCAAGCATGGATATTTATCCCTTCTTTCGTTAAGCTTTTTTCTTCCCCTGGGTAAATTTTTAATAAGAGATTACATTATAAATGTAAACAAGTTTTTCGGAAAATCAACTTTGACCTTGCATAGGTTCTGATCATTTTAAGAAAAAAGAAGGGTGAAAAGAAGTGAGGAGTGAGGAGTGAGGAGTGAGAGGGGAGAGGGGAGAGGGGAGAGGGGAGAGGGGAGAGGTGAAAGGTGAGAGTAGGGGAAGCCCTTTGCGTGTCTGCCCAATAATGTAAAAAACACATAACAGGCAAACACATAGAGTTTCCAAAAAAGGGCAAATACATAGGTTTGCCCCTCCAAAATACAGGTTCATTTTCCTACAACCAAGTAGTATAAAAATTCTATAGAGTCTCAAAAGATATGGACGCATACACCCTCTTGACTTTTAATTCTTAACCAGAGATAATAGAAAAAGTAAGCCTCAGGAGGTAGGTATGGAAAACCTTGATCAAATAGTTTATCAGGCTGTTTTTGAGGAAACTCCAGAAGAAAAAAGTCAAAAATTGAAGAATTTAATTCTTACTCTCAATGAAAAAGGCTATAGAGGATATTCAATTTATCCCCTTTATCAGAAATTTTCTGAAAAATTTCTTGGCTTTACTGTGCCTGCTTTTAATATCAGGGGAATGACCTATGATGTAGCTAAGAGGGTCTTCAGAGTGGCCAAAAGGTTAAGGGTTGGGGCCTTTATCTTTGAGATTGCCAAATCAGAAATGGGCTATACTCGGCAAGATCCCCTTGAATATGCAACAGTAATACTTTCTGCTGCTTTAAAAGAGGAATATAGGGGCCCGGTTTTTATTCAAGGAGACCACTTTCAACTTAACCGCAAATCTTTTTTTACCAATCCCGAAAGGGAGAAGGGAAACCTGAAAAAGCTCATTCAAGAGGCCCTCTCAGCCCAATTTTATAATATTGATATTGATGCCTCAACCCTGGTAGAGCTTGAAAGGGAGACCCTTGATGAACAGCAAAGATTTAATTATGAGGTTACAGCTGAACTTGCAGAATATATAAGAACCTATGAACCAGAAGGAATAACTGTAAATCTGGGTGGCGAGATAGGGGAGATAGGTGGACATAATAGCACTCCGGAAGAACTGAGGGCCTTTATGGAGGGCTTTAAGAGGGTTTTTAAAGGAAAAGTGGGTATATCCAAAATTAGTGTGCAGACTGGAACTGCCCATGGTGGGGTGGTTCTTCCTGACGGAAGTGTGGCAGAGGTAGCTCTGGATTTTAATGTTTTAAAAACCCTTTCTCGTCTTGCAAGAGATGAATTTGGCTTGGCAGGAGCTGTTCAGCATGGGGCTTCAACTCTTCCTGAAGAGGCCTTTTACAAATTTCCAGAGTGTGAATGCGTGGAGGTACATCTTGCTACCGGTTTTCAAAACTTCCTTTACGATCATCCTGCTCTTCCTCAAGACTTTAGAGAAAAAATCTATAACTATTTAAAGACCAATCTGAAACAGGAATGGAAAGAAGGACAATCAGAGGCCCAGTTTCTTTATAAAACCCGTAAAAAGGGTTTTGGAATCTTTAAAAGGGAGTGGTGGGATCTCCCCTCAGAGACCAAAGAGGCTATCCTTTCAGATATGGAGGGGCTCTTTGAAAAAATTTTCAGGGCTCTACAAGTCACAGGGACACAAGAGATTATCCAAGGGCTTTATAAAACTTGCCAGGCAAGCTGAGGATAAGATTTTTTAATTCAAGTTCAGTTAGAATCTGGAGAAGAAGAGGTGGCGAGTAGCCTGTTTGTGAGACAATTTCTTCAAAGTGAATAGGATAAGAAGACATTAAGGAGAGCACCTTTTCTTCTTCAGCACTTAAAGGGATTTTAACTTTTTCTTTAAATGTAGAACTTTCCAGTCCAAAGAACTCAAGGATCTCTTTGGGGCTTGTTACAGGGATAGCTCCCTCTTTGATTAAATAGTGAGTGCCCTGACTTTGTTCAGAAAAGATACTACCTGGGACTGCAAAGACCTCTTTACCTTGTTCTTGGGCCCATCTTGCGGTAATCAGGGTTCCGCTTTTTTCTCCAGCCTCTATTACAAGAACTCCCTTTGAGAGACCAGAGATCAATCTATTCCTTCGGGGAAAGTTTTCCCTTTTTGGTTTAGTGCCCAGTGGAAATTCTGAGAGAATTGCCCCTCCAGATGCACATATTCTCTCGTAAAGAGACCTGTTTTCCGCTGGATAGATTACATCTAAAGCAGACCCAAGAATAGCTATAGTTTTGCCACCCCTTTCCACACATACTCTATGGACGATAGTATCAACTCCTCTGGCAAGGCCAGAGACAAGGCAAATTCCTGCGCATGTAAGTTCCTCAGCAAATCTTTCTGTAACTTCTTTCCCATAGGGAGTAGGCTTTCTTGAACCAACTATAGCAAGCTTAGGGGCAGAAGGAATCTCTCCCTTGATATAGAGAAAAAGAGGAGGATAGGGAATTGCCTTAAGTTCCTGAGGAAAGGCCTGGTCTCCAAGGAAAAGGATCTGAATCCCTTCTTTCTCAGCCCTTTCTATCTCCCTTTGGGCAAGCTTTTTTAAATTTAAAAGGTCTTCTTTATTCTCTTTGAGCAGACTATCCGTAAAATTTAAATCCTCTGCCCATTTTACGCATCTAAAGGCCCCTTTTTCTTTAAGATAGAGTCCGAGAAAGAGGAGTTTCTCTTCCATTATTTTTTAAAAATAAGAGCTACCCGATTAGGACTAAGGGAAATTTCCGCATAAGGTGTGAAATAGGAGCTAAGATTTGAGATCTCTCCAAGGGAATTTTCATCCAGAGGAAGGTCTGTTTCAAAGGTTAACCCCCCTTCTATTTCTCCAATAAGGATCTTCACATAAGCTCCCTCGCAGAAGGCAGGATAGAGTTTCTCTCCGAGAAGACAAAGGATCCCCTTTAATTCATTTAAAGGGATAGAAAGGATCACCTTTTGTAGTTCCTGAAGTTCCTTTTTTACTTTATGTTTAAAAAAGAGATTGGCTTCCCAGAAGAGAAGCTCCTTTTCCATAATCTCCCGTAGATCCCAGGGTCCTCTGTCTTCATTATTAATATCTCCGAGGGCAACTTCAAGTTGATCCTGAAGCCTCTGCAAAAAAGCCAGGGCCTTTTCCACATGGGTTTGGGCTTGAGAGGATAAAAATTGCTCTCTTTTCATAGAAAGTAACTGTAATTGTAAGGAGAGATTTTGAAGAGTTCCCTTTAAATTATGGAAATAACCTCTTACTAAGGAGCCCAAAGCAAGAGTTCTACAGAGTCTTTCATCCATGAAATATTATCCTCCTTTCAGATGTTCTCTACCCTGAAAGGCCTTTTTAAGGGTTAAAGGATCAGCAAATTGAATCTCCATACCCATGGGAATTCCACAGGCAAGCTTGGTAATAGTCAAGGGAAAGGGTTTTAAGATCTCTGCGATATAGGCAGAGGTTGCCTCACCTGAGAGAGTTGGAGAGAGAGCTAAGATAACTTCTTTTACCCCGCGCTCCTGAATAAGGTGCAGAAGGCTATCTAAACCAAGCTCCTTTGGTCCAAAGCCTTCCTTAGGGGAAAGGAGATAGTGTAAGACATAATAATATCCCTTATAAATTCCAATACTTTCAAGATGAAGAAGATTGACAGGATTTTCCACAATACAAAGTAGCTCCCTTTCTCGGGTTTTATCTTTGCAAATCCCACAGACCTCTTCCTCTGAAAGATTACGGCAGAATTTACAGAGCCTCACTCTAAAGGGAAGTTCTTTAATTAGATCCCCCAGAAATTCGCAAAGCCCTGGTTTGGAGAGTAAGAAAAGGGAAAGCCTGCTTGCGCTTTTTTCACCAATTCCAGGGAGACTACTAAGAGCAGAAATAAGTTTTTTTAGAGTGGGTGGATAGTGGTTTTGCATTTTAAAAGCCAGGTAGTTTAAAACCCGGAGGCAGGGCCAGGCCTCCTGTTATTTTAGCCATTTCCTCTTCCATCATGACCTTTACCTTCTTTAAGGCCTCATTCACTCCTGCCACAATTAAATCTTGAAGCATCTCCCGCTCTTCAGGTTTTAAAAGCTCCTCTTCCACCTCAATCGCAAGGATTTCCTGCCGACCATTGGCAGTAACCTTTACCATTCCACCCCCTACCTGGACTGTAACTGTTTTCTCTTCAAGGGCTTTGGTAGTTTCCTCCATTTTCTTTTGCATCCGCTGGACTTCTTTAAAAAGTTTTTGAAGCTCCTTGGGTAATTGCATAGCTCTACTCCTTTAGGGGTTGTATGTTTATAATTTTAGCTGAAAAGCTCTGGGCAATAAGCTTAACCTCAGGTCTATCCTTAACCTCCTCTATGGTTGCCCTTTTAGGGGTTTCAAAGATTAGATTGAGCTTTTTTCCAAAATAACTTTCAACCTTTTCTTTGAGAAGAGGCATATAGGTTGACTTAAGAAAGTCTTTATTAGCCTTAAGAGAAAGGTTAATTTCCTTTGCCTTTATTTCGGGTTCAGGTAACCCTGAAAGGAGACTATAAGGAGGGGGAGACTCTATTTTTAAGGTCTCTAAGAAGGAAGCCCAGCTTTTCTCAGATTCTATAGGGCTTAAGTTTTGAGGTATAAGAAGTCCTTCAGCGTTTTTGGAAAGATCTTCAAGTTTTTTAAGAATTTCCTGTAGAGGGATGAGTTTACCATGTTCACAAATCTTCGCTAAGGTGAGCTCAAATTGTAGTTGAGGATAGGGAGTGCCCTTGAGAATTTCAAGGTCTCTGAGTAAGGTATGGAGGATAAGTAAGAGGTCTTCCTGGGAAGTAATAACAAGAAGTTCCCTTAATCTGGGATTTTGAAGATTTAAAGAGCTTTCTTCAGGTAGGGCTTTGGCTAAGAAGAGGGCTCTGAAAAATTCAGTAAGCTTTTCAGTGAGATAAATAAGATCAAGTCCCCGTTCAAAAAGGTTTTGACTGAGAGTTAAGGCCTTCCGGAGATCTTTTTCTAAAAGAATCTGAGCTATTTCCTCAACTAAGGCCTCTTCATGCCAGCCAAGGGCTGTAATAAGTTCTTCCTTGGTTGCAACCCCGTAAGCCATAGCTTGATCAAGAAGAGAAAGGGCATCCCTCATACTTCCTTGAGCCTCTTTGGCAATAAGTTCTAAAGCAGAGGACTCTATGGCATAGGACTCCCGCTCAGATATACTCTTTAGAAACTGAACCATGGTCCTTAAATCA
This window of the Caldimicrobium thiodismutans genome carries:
- a CDS encoding CofH family radical SAM protein; the protein is MFSRKEFLELYTKGDLFELGHLAQEAKEKIHGNKYYYTINRHINYTNICVLDCKFCGYHKKLKEKGAYTLSIEEILTTLSQEYSLREVHIVGGLNPAFPYDYYVNLIKEVKKANPGIRIRAFTCVEIDFLSKISKKPVEEVLLELKEAGLNALPGGGAEVFSERVRKALYPAKISPERWIEITKIAHRLGLQSNATLLFGHIETEEEIIDHLLKLREIQEETKGFSAFVPLPFLPEHTKLSHLKGPSAQKILKTVALSRLILDNFPHIKAYWVFMGIGLAQVALLFGADHIHGTVIEEKISEAMKGEPVTKLPPEEIEHLIREIGGEPVLI
- a CDS encoding class II fructose-bisphosphate aldolase translates to MENLDQIVYQAVFEETPEEKSQKLKNLILTLNEKGYRGYSIYPLYQKFSEKFLGFTVPAFNIRGMTYDVAKRVFRVAKRLRVGAFIFEIAKSEMGYTRQDPLEYATVILSAALKEEYRGPVFIQGDHFQLNRKSFFTNPEREKGNLKKLIQEALSAQFYNIDIDASTLVELERETLDEQQRFNYEVTAELAEYIRTYEPEGITVNLGGEIGEIGGHNSTPEELRAFMEGFKRVFKGKVGISKISVQTGTAHGGVVLPDGSVAEVALDFNVLKTLSRLARDEFGLAGAVQHGASTLPEEAFYKFPECECVEVHLATGFQNFLYDHPALPQDFREKIYNYLKTNLKQEWKEGQSEAQFLYKTRKKGFGIFKREWWDLPSETKEAILSDMEGLFEKIFRALQVTGTQEIIQGLYKTCQAS
- the dprA gene encoding DNA-processing protein DprA, producing MEEKLLFLGLYLKEKGAFRCVKWAEDLNFTDSLLKENKEDLLNLKKLAQREIERAEKEGIQILFLGDQAFPQELKAIPYPPLFLYIKGEIPSAPKLAIVGSRKPTPYGKEVTERFAEELTCAGICLVSGLARGVDTIVHRVCVERGGKTIAILGSALDVIYPAENRSLYERICASGGAILSEFPLGTKPKRENFPRRNRLISGLSKGVLVIEAGEKSGTLITARWAQEQGKEVFAVPGSIFSEQSQGTHYLIKEGAIPVTSPKEILEFFGLESSTFKEKVKIPLSAEEEKVLSLMSSYPIHFEEIVSQTGYSPPLLLQILTELELKNLILSLPGKFYKALG
- the recR gene encoding recombination mediator RecR, which produces MQNHYPPTLKKLISALSSLPGIGEKSASRLSLFLLSKPGLCEFLGDLIKELPFRVRLCKFCRNLSEEEVCGICKDKTRERELLCIVENPVNLLHLESIGIYKGYYYVLHYLLSPKEGFGPKELGLDSLLHLIQERGVKEVILALSPTLSGEATSAYIAEILKPFPLTITKLACGIPMGMEIQFADPLTLKKAFQGREHLKGG
- a CDS encoding YbaB/EbfC family nucleoid-associated protein translates to MQLPKELQKLFKEVQRMQKKMEETTKALEEKTVTVQVGGGMVKVTANGRQEILAIEVEEELLKPEEREMLQDLIVAGVNEALKKVKVMMEEEMAKITGGLALPPGFKLPGF
- the dnaX gene encoding DNA polymerase III subunit gamma/tau translates to MSYLVLARKYRPRRFSEVVGQSHVVKTLRNALRLGKLTHALLFSGIKGTGKTTIARIVAKALNCLNLQDGFEPCNECLNCQEINKGIFVDVLEIDAASNRGIDQVRELIETLKYAPARGRAKVYIIDEAHMLTKEAANALLKSLEEPPSHVYFILATTEPNRLPPTILSRCQRYDFRRLDLRTMVQFLKSISERESYAIESSALELIAKEAQGSMRDALSLLDQAMAYGVATKEELITALGWHEEALVEEIAQILLEKDLRKALTLSQNLFERGLDLIYLTEKLTEFFRALFLAKALPEESSLNLQNPRLRELLVITSQEDLLLILHTLLRDLEILKGTPYPQLQFELTLAKICEHGKLIPLQEILKKLEDLSKNAEGLLIPQNLSPIESEKSWASFLETLKIESPPPYSLLSGLPEPEIKAKEINLSLKANKDFLKSTYMPLLKEKVESYFGKKLNLIFETPKRATIEEVKDRPEVKLIAQSFSAKIINIQPLKE